A single Methanobacterium sp. DNA region contains:
- a CDS encoding metal-dependent transcriptional regulator, whose amino-acid sequence MTVNSPKITRSVEDYLETMYSLEQEKGTIRVKDVAQNLGIKPPSVVEAVKKLSQMNMVSYERYGTIKLKDEGFRIGEIISGRHQLLKDFLMLLGVDEEVAEKDACSMEHVMDVSTLNKFKKFIEFTDAHTDAYDFIEQYREYSKK is encoded by the coding sequence ATGACTGTTAATTCACCAAAAATCACTCGTAGTGTGGAAGATTACTTGGAAACAATGTATTCACTGGAGCAAGAAAAGGGCACCATCCGGGTGAAAGATGTGGCCCAAAACTTGGGAATCAAACCGCCCAGTGTTGTTGAAGCAGTTAAAAAACTATCCCAGATGAACATGGTTTCGTATGAACGTTACGGTACCATAAAATTAAAAGATGAGGGATTTAGGATTGGAGAGATTATCAGTGGCAGACATCAACTTCTTAAAGATTTTCTGATGCTGTTGGGAGTGGATGAGGAAGTTGCTGAAAAGGATGCTTGTTCCATGGAACATGTCATGGATGTTTCCACTCTGAATAAGTTTAAAAAATTCATTGAATTCACTGATGCCCATACCGATGCTTATGATTTCATAGAACAATATCGAGAATATTCCAAAAAATGA